In Zonotrichia leucophrys gambelii isolate GWCS_2022_RI chromosome 8, RI_Zleu_2.0, whole genome shotgun sequence, one genomic interval encodes:
- the MTF2 gene encoding metal-response element-binding transcription factor 2 isoform X1 — protein sequence MRDSAAVGNSQKRSPSRRSHKSSASLAKHSVHDGQKAKKPLCKFEEGQDVLARWSDGLFYLGTIKKINKLKQNCFVIFEDSSKSWVLWKDIQTGATESGEMVCTICQEEYSEAPNEMVICDKCGQGYHQLCHTPNIDSSVIDSDDKWLCRQCVFATTTKRGGALKKGPNAKALQVMKQTLPYNATDLEWDAGHKTNVQQCYCYCGGPGDWYLKMLQCCKCKQWFHEACVQCLQKPMLFGDRFYTFICSVCSSGPEYLKRLPLRWVDIAHLCLYNLSVIHKKKYFDSELELMAYINENWDRLHPGELADTPKSERYEHVLEALNDYKTMFMSGKEIKKKKHLFGLRIRVPPVPPNAALKADKEPEGTSHEFKIKGRKSSKPIPDVRELSNGIERKGKKKSVGRPPGPYTRKMIHKTPESSPLDNEPVPVIENPALELPCTVGKSDGTAHSSNTSDVESTGAASMKETTSSNISRHYSLSDSRKRTRTGRTWPAAIPHLRRRGRFPRKALQTQNSEIVKDDESKEDYQYDELNTEILNNLADQELQLNHLKNSITSYFGAAGRIACGEKYRVLARRVTLDGKVQYLVEWEGATAS from the exons ATGAG AGACTCCGCGGCGGTGGGAAATTCACAGAAGCGCTCTCCTTCACGCCGCAGCCACAAGAGCTCAGCGTCTCTGGCCAAGCACTCGGTCCATGATGGACAGAAAGCCAAAAAGCCACTTTGTAAATTTGAGGAAGGTCAGGATGTCCTAGCTAGATGGTCAGATGGCTTGTTTTATCTTGGAACTATCAAAAAG aTAAACAAACTGAAACAGAACTGCTTTGTTATATTTGAAGACAGTTCCAAATCCTGGGTTCTCTGGAAGGACATACAAACAG GAGCCACTGAGAGTGGGGAAATGGTCTGTACAATATGTCAGGAAGAGTATTCAGAAGCACCAAATGAAATGGTTATATGTGATAAATGTGGGCAAG GttaccatcagctgtgtcacacACCAAATATTGATTCCAGCGTGATTGATTCAGATGATAAATGGCTCTGTCGACAGTGTGTATTTGCAACAACAACCAAG agaggtggtgcaCTTAAGAAAGGACCAAATGCCAAAGCACTGCAAGTCATGAAACAAACGTTACCATATAATGCAACAGACCTTGAGTGGGATGCAGGTCATAAAACCAACGTCCAGCAGTGCTACTGCTATTGTGGAGGACCTGGAGA CTGGTATCTAAAGATGTTGCAGTGCTGCAAATGTAAACAGTGGTTTCATGAGGCTTGTGTGCAGTGCCTCCAAAAGCCAATGCTTTTTGGTGACAG GTTTTATACGTTCATTTGCTCAGTTTGCAGTTCTGGACCAGAATACCTCAAACGTTTACCCTTGAGATG GGTAGATATAGCACATCTATGCCTTTACAACCTAAGTGTTattcataaaaagaaatattttgattcgGAGCTTGAACTTATGGCCTACATTAATGAAAACTGGGATAGATTGCATCCTGGTGAG CTGGCAGACACACCAAAATCTGAAAGATATGAGCATGTCCTGGAGGCATTAAATGATTACAAGACTAT GTTTAtgtctggaaaagaaataaagaaaaagaagcatttatttGGCTTGAGAATTCGAGTTCCTCCTGTGCCACCGAATGCTGCTTTAAAGGCTGATAAAGAGCCAGAAGGAACTTCACATGAGTTCAAAATTAAAGGCAGAAAGTCATCTAAACCAATCCCTGATGTGAG GGAATTAAGTAATGGTAtagaaagaaaggggaaaaaaaagtcagtagGTCGTCCACCTGGTCCCTATACAAGAAAAATGATTCACAAAACTCCAGAGTCATCTCCTCTG GATAATGAACCAGTTCCAGTGATAGAGAACCCAGCCTTGGAATTACCATGCACTGTTgg GAAGTCTGATGGAACTGCGCATTCATCCAATACCTCAGATGTGGAATCCACAGGTGCTGCCAGTATGAAAGAAACTACCTCATCCAACATTTCCAGACATTATAG TTTATCTGACTCGAGAAAAAGGACTCGAACAGGAAGAACTTGGCCTGCTGCAATACCACATTTGAGGAGGAGAGGCCGCTTTCCACGAAAAGCACTCCAGACtcaaaattcagaaattgtCAAAGATGATGAGAGCAAGGAAGATTACCAGTATGATGAACTCAATACAGAGATACTTAACAACTTAGCAGACCAGGAGTTACAGCTCAATCATCTGAAGAACTCCATCACTAGTTACTTTGGTGCAGCAGGTAGAATAGCTTGTGGGGAAAAGTACCGTGTGTTGGCTCGTCGGGTGACACTTGATGGAAAGGTGCAGTATCTGGTGGAGTGGGAAGGAGCAACTGCATCCTGA
- the MTF2 gene encoding metal-response element-binding transcription factor 2 isoform X2 produces MVCTICQEEYSEAPNEMVICDKCGQGYHQLCHTPNIDSSVIDSDDKWLCRQCVFATTTKRGGALKKGPNAKALQVMKQTLPYNATDLEWDAGHKTNVQQCYCYCGGPGDWYLKMLQCCKCKQWFHEACVQCLQKPMLFGDRFYTFICSVCSSGPEYLKRLPLRWVDIAHLCLYNLSVIHKKKYFDSELELMAYINENWDRLHPGELADTPKSERYEHVLEALNDYKTMFMSGKEIKKKKHLFGLRIRVPPVPPNAALKADKEPEGTSHEFKIKGRKSSKPIPDVRELSNGIERKGKKKSVGRPPGPYTRKMIHKTPESSPLDNEPVPVIENPALELPCTVGKSDGTAHSSNTSDVESTGAASMKETTSSNISRHYSLSDSRKRTRTGRTWPAAIPHLRRRGRFPRKALQTQNSEIVKDDESKEDYQYDELNTEILNNLADQELQLNHLKNSITSYFGAAGRIACGEKYRVLARRVTLDGKVQYLVEWEGATAS; encoded by the exons ATGGTCTGTACAATATGTCAGGAAGAGTATTCAGAAGCACCAAATGAAATGGTTATATGTGATAAATGTGGGCAAG GttaccatcagctgtgtcacacACCAAATATTGATTCCAGCGTGATTGATTCAGATGATAAATGGCTCTGTCGACAGTGTGTATTTGCAACAACAACCAAG agaggtggtgcaCTTAAGAAAGGACCAAATGCCAAAGCACTGCAAGTCATGAAACAAACGTTACCATATAATGCAACAGACCTTGAGTGGGATGCAGGTCATAAAACCAACGTCCAGCAGTGCTACTGCTATTGTGGAGGACCTGGAGA CTGGTATCTAAAGATGTTGCAGTGCTGCAAATGTAAACAGTGGTTTCATGAGGCTTGTGTGCAGTGCCTCCAAAAGCCAATGCTTTTTGGTGACAG GTTTTATACGTTCATTTGCTCAGTTTGCAGTTCTGGACCAGAATACCTCAAACGTTTACCCTTGAGATG GGTAGATATAGCACATCTATGCCTTTACAACCTAAGTGTTattcataaaaagaaatattttgattcgGAGCTTGAACTTATGGCCTACATTAATGAAAACTGGGATAGATTGCATCCTGGTGAG CTGGCAGACACACCAAAATCTGAAAGATATGAGCATGTCCTGGAGGCATTAAATGATTACAAGACTAT GTTTAtgtctggaaaagaaataaagaaaaagaagcatttatttGGCTTGAGAATTCGAGTTCCTCCTGTGCCACCGAATGCTGCTTTAAAGGCTGATAAAGAGCCAGAAGGAACTTCACATGAGTTCAAAATTAAAGGCAGAAAGTCATCTAAACCAATCCCTGATGTGAG GGAATTAAGTAATGGTAtagaaagaaaggggaaaaaaaagtcagtagGTCGTCCACCTGGTCCCTATACAAGAAAAATGATTCACAAAACTCCAGAGTCATCTCCTCTG GATAATGAACCAGTTCCAGTGATAGAGAACCCAGCCTTGGAATTACCATGCACTGTTgg GAAGTCTGATGGAACTGCGCATTCATCCAATACCTCAGATGTGGAATCCACAGGTGCTGCCAGTATGAAAGAAACTACCTCATCCAACATTTCCAGACATTATAG TTTATCTGACTCGAGAAAAAGGACTCGAACAGGAAGAACTTGGCCTGCTGCAATACCACATTTGAGGAGGAGAGGCCGCTTTCCACGAAAAGCACTCCAGACtcaaaattcagaaattgtCAAAGATGATGAGAGCAAGGAAGATTACCAGTATGATGAACTCAATACAGAGATACTTAACAACTTAGCAGACCAGGAGTTACAGCTCAATCATCTGAAGAACTCCATCACTAGTTACTTTGGTGCAGCAGGTAGAATAGCTTGTGGGGAAAAGTACCGTGTGTTGGCTCGTCGGGTGACACTTGATGGAAAGGTGCAGTATCTGGTGGAGTGGGAAGGAGCAACTGCATCCTGA